In Rhodamnia argentea isolate NSW1041297 chromosome 4, ASM2092103v1, whole genome shotgun sequence, the following proteins share a genomic window:
- the LOC115740735 gene encoding pentatricopeptide repeat-containing protein At4g21065-like has product MHPYGRKSQTEPHQMRAARHRLRQAVDSLYSRGHSTPEHYTRLVLECVRANDVDQARRLQSHMELHFFRPDDTYVHNRLLHLYARSGNLDEAQKLFDRMPMRDVFSWNAMLSLHAKCGSVGDMWTTFDKMPVRDGVSYNTVIAGFAGNGQPQKALQVFVNMHENGFVPTEYTHVSALNACSQLQGSRLGKQIHGRIVASNFRGGAFVWNALTDVYARCGEIHWARWLFDHMVDKNVVSWNTMISGYVITGIPDKCVDLFHEMQLTGCKPDQITVSNVLRAYFQCGHVVEARKLFDEIRERDRICWTTMIVGYSQNAREEDALLLFCHMLSTNMQPDGFTMSSVVSSCAKLAFLCLGQAVHAKAILVGVDDDLLVSSALVDMYSSCGVIVDARFIFDTMTSRNVVSWNAMIGGYAQNGQDLEALRLYEEMLQGNMKPDIITFIAVLSSCVHSNLIEQGQKYFDSISKVHGITPTLDHYAGMVSLLVRSGQGDKALSLIEQMPHQPNSMIWSSILSSCATIGDIKLGKIAASHLFDLDPCNAGPYITLSNMYAANARWKDVASVRSLMKNRNVRKVAAYSWIEFDSKVHRFVSEDRSHPETDEIYEELHRLIKKLQVAGFIPNTKSVFHDVADNEKLASISYHSEKLALAFVLLKNPDSAIPIRIIKNIRVCGDCHMFMKYASELTGRHVILRDYNRYHHFIGGKCSCNDYW; this is encoded by the coding sequence ATGCATCCATACGGtagaaaatcccaaaccgaaCCCCACCAAATGAGAGCGGCGAGACACCGGCTTCGCCAAGCCGTAGACTCGCTGTACTCTCGGGGGCATTCGACCCCTGAGCACTACACTCGTCTGGTACTCGAATGCGTTCGCGCCAACGATGTCGACCAAGCCAGGCGATTGCAATCTCATATGGAACTCCACTTCTTTCGACCTGATGACACTTACGTACACAACCGCCTCCTCCACTTGTATGCAAGGTCCGGTAATCTCGACGAGGCCCAGAAACTGTTCGACAGAATGCCCATGAGAGACGTTTTCTCGTGGAATGCTATGCTTTCGCTGCACGCTAAATGTGGGTCTGTTGGGGACATGTGGACGACCTTTGATAAGATGCCTGTTCGCGATGGTGTTTCCTATAACACGGTTATTGCGGGTTTCGCTGGAAATGGGCAGCCTCAAAAGGCTTTGCAAGTGTTTGTGAATATGCACGAAAATGGGTTTGTGCCGACTGAATATACTCACGTGAGCGCACTAAATGCATGTTCACAGTTGCAGGGTTCGAGGCTGGGAAAGCAGATTCATGGCAGGATAGTTGCTAGTAATTTCAGGGGCGGCGCGTTTGTTTGGAATGCGTTGACTGATGTGTATGCTAGATGTGGTGAAATTCATTGGGCCAGGTGGTTGTTCGATCACATGGTTGATAAGAATGTGGTTTCATGGAACACAATGATTTCTGGCTATGTGATAACTGGGATTCCGGATAAATGTGTTGATTTGTTCCATGAGATGCAGTTGACTGGTTGTAAGCCTGACCAGATTACAGTCTCCAATGTCCTCAGAGCCTACTTTCAATGTGGGCATGTCGTTGAAGCAAGGAAATTGTTCGATGAGATCAGAGAGAGGGATAGAATTTGTTGGACGACAATGATTGTTGGCTACTCCCAAAATGCCAGAGAAGAGGATGCATTGCTGCTGTTTTGTCATATGCTGTCGACAAATATGCAGCCCGATGGTTTTACCATGTCTAGTGTGGTGAGTTCCTGTGCCAAGTTAGCATTTTTATGTCTTGGTCAGGCTGTGCATGCGAAAGCTATTCTTGTGGGAGTTGATGATGATCTGCTTGTTTCCAGTGCTCTCGTTGACATGTACAGCAGCTGTGGGGTCATTGTCGATGCTCGGTTCATTTTTGATACGATGACTTCTAGGAATGTTGTCTCTTGGAATGCCATGATTGGTGGTTATGCACAAAACGGTCAAGATCTGGAGGCCTTGAGACTATATGAGGAGATGCTGCAAGGGAACATGAAACCCGATATTATCACTTTTATAGCTGTTCTTTCATCCTGTGTTCATTCCAATCTGATCGAACAGGGACAGAAGTATTTTGATTCAATCAGCAAAGTACATGGAATTACGCCAACTTTGGATCATTATGCAGGCATGGTCAGCCTCCTTGTTAGGTCAGGCCAAGGAGATAAAGCACTGAGTCTCATCGAGCAAATGCCCCATCAACCAAACAGCATGATTTGGTCCTCTATTTTGTCTTCATGTGCAACAATTGGTGATATTAAGCTTGGAAAGATAGCAGCAAGCCATTTATTTGATCTTGATCCATGCAATGCTGGACCATATATTACACTATCTAACATGTATGCAGCTAATGCCAGATGGAAAGATGTTGCATCTGTGAGATCTCTGATGAAGAACAGAAATGTCAGGAAAGTCGCAGCTTACAGCTGGATTGAGTTCGATAGTAAGGTCCACAGATTTGTGTCAGAAGATCGTTCTCATCCGGAGACAGATGAAATTTATGAAGAACTGCACAGATTGATAAAGAAACTGCAAGTGGCTGGCTTTATTCCTAATACAAAATCAGTATTCCATGATGTAGCGGACAATGAGAAGCTTGCATCTATAAGCTACCACAGTGAGAAACTTGCTCTTGCATTTGTCCTGCTCAAAAACCCTGATAGTGCAATTCCTATACGAATAATAAAGAATATTCGTGTATGCGGTGACTGCCACATGTTTATGAAATATGCATCTGAACTTACCGGCCGCCATGTAATCTTGAGAGATTATAACAGATATCATCATTTTATTGGAGGAAAGTGCTCATGCAATGATTACTGGTAG